A window of Mangifera indica cultivar Alphonso chromosome 13, CATAS_Mindica_2.1, whole genome shotgun sequence contains these coding sequences:
- the LOC123194978 gene encoding uncharacterized protein LOC123194978, whose protein sequence is MVDSALGKATESSPCLLKHVEVEGGMEKRVSWNSFFTPKKSNVKLEFFEPKGKDSKGRICVAPPQEVSSLAKRPPFLTVKRALERVWTAYGLIDVMTSGQGVFILKFQDMEGTSRAVEEGQLTIQGQPFLVRKWTTNLPMVINDVKNVAIWIRMYGIPLEFWTPKGLSYIASAIGIPLYMDFVTEEGIRLEFARVCIEIEVDSECPESISLTLPNGESLVINVEYAWKPIKCKGCQCFGHSTASCSLASKQGDNTTSRKEGAGFVLPKKLHGKDKMVLPSKVYDKKPKGKLVEMQKNMGINVLTQKSNRFFALVIKEHQEMEKDKIVPNQEAKHGTNLDEANKEGGKHGSEASTSKEPCSPSVASVSARESEVSSINTIQNLSSMEDMDHEASPAMVPFGGKLKVDEMDFRKEDADMKSRNLGKKSAKQRKANSPTHPSK, encoded by the exons ATGGTTGATTCAGCTTTAGGAAAAGCGACAGAATCTTCTCCTTGCTTGCTGAAACATGTGGAGGTGGAAGGAGGGATGGAGAAGAGGGTTTCATGGAACTCTTTCTTCACTCCTAAGAAGTCTAATGTGAAGTTGgaattttttgaacctaaagggaaagaCTCTAAAGGGCGGATTTGTGTGGCTCCTCCTCAAGAA GTTTCTTCCTTGGCAAAAAGACCACCTTTCTTGACGGTCAAAAGAGCATTGGAGAGGGTATGGACTGCTTATGGCCTCATAGATGTTATGACTTCGGGACAaggtgtttttattttaaagtttcaagATATGGAGGGAACTTCAAGAGCTGTGGAAGAGGGGCAACTCACAATACAAGGACAGCCATTTCTAGTTCGGAAATGGACTACTAATCTCCCCATGGTGATTAATGATGTAAAGAATGTGGCTATATGGATTAGAATGTATGGAATACCCCTTGAGTTTTGGACTCCGAAAGGGCTTAGCTACATAGCGAGTGCAATAGGAATTCCTCTTTATATGGATTTCGTGACTGAAGAAGGGATAAGATTGGAGTTTGCTAGAGTATGCATTGAGATAGAGGTGGATTCGGAATGCCCCGAATCTATAAGCCTAACTTTGCCAAATGGAGAATCGTTGGTAATCAATGTGGAGTATGCTTGGAAACCTATAAAGTGCAAGGGATGTCAATGCTTTGGTCATTCCACAGCAAGTTGCTCACTAGCATCTAAACAAGGTGATAACACAACTTCACGAAAGGAAGGGGCTGGATTTGTGTTACCTAAGAAGCTACATGGGAAAGACAAAATGGTGCTACCATCGAAAGTCTATGACAAGAAACCCAAAGGCAAATTGGTGGAAATGCAAAAAAATATGGGAATTAACGTGCTAACGCAAAAGAGTAATAGGTTTTTTGCCTTGGTTATTAAGGAGCATCAAGAGATggaaaaggataaaattgtgCCGAATCAAGAAGCAAAACATGGGACAAACCTAGATGAAGCCAATAAGGAAGGAGGAAAGCATGGAAGTGAAGCTAGCACATCAAAAGAGCCTTGTTCTCCCTCGGTAGCAAGTGTGAGTGCACGGGAGAGTGAAGTAAGCTCCATAAACACAATTCAGAATCTTAGCAGTATGGAGGACATGGATCATGAAGCCTCTCCTGCAATGGTTCCTTTTGGAGGAAaacttaaggtggatgagatggactttaGGAAGGAGGATGCTGATATGAAGAGTAGAaacttggggaagaaatcggcaaagcaaaggaaagcaaattccccAACCCACCcatccaaatga